The Phyllopteryx taeniolatus isolate TA_2022b chromosome 9, UOR_Ptae_1.2, whole genome shotgun sequence genome contains a region encoding:
- the LOC133483420 gene encoding ADP-ribosylation factor-like protein 17 isoform X3, with translation MGVFISRLFAMFTAKTPARILMVGLDAAGKTTLLYRMKLAEVVTTIPTVGFNVETVEYKNISFTVWDVGGQTVIRSLWRHYYTNTNSTNVCPGRHLRGGLQRPSQAQGGRGRAARDVLCPGVLRGERVGSGRGSGLALQADPEAVVADTLWTSSCLVLTSANGFWFKDQPNLAVLLRL, from the exons ATGGGCGTCTTCATTTCGCGACTTTTTGCCATGTTCACTGCCAAAACTCCTGCCAGGATTCTGATGG TGGGTCTGGACGCTGCCGGTAAAACAACTTTGCTATACCGGATGAAGCTGGCTGAGGTGGTCACCACAATCCCCACCGTGG GGTTTAACGTGGAAACGGTTGAATATAAAAACATCTCCTTTACTGTTTGGGACGTCGGCGGGCAAACTGTCATCAGATCGCTGTGGAGACACTATTACACGAACACCAAC tcaACAAACGTGTGTCCAGGGCGTCATCTTCGTGGTGGACTGCAACGACCCTCACAGGCTCAAGGAGGCCGCGGAAGAGCTGCACGGGATG taTTATGTCCAGGCGTCCTGCGCGGTGAGCGGGTCGGGTCTGGTCGAGGGTCTGGATTGGCTCTCCAAGCAGATCCAGAAGCAGTTGTAGCCGACACGTTGTGGACTTCTTCCTGCCTGGTCCTCACCTCGGCAAATGGTTTCTGGTTCAAGGATCAACCAAATCTAGCTGTTTTATTACGTTTGTGA
- the LOC133483420 gene encoding uncharacterized protein LOC133483420 isoform X1 → MGVFISRLFAMFTAKTPARILMVGLDAAGKTTLLYRMKLAEVVTTIPTVGFNVETVEYKNISFTVWDVGGQTVIRSLWRHYYTNTNSTNVCPGRHLRGGLQRPSQAQGGRGRAARDAGRRAAEYGGVAGVCQQAGPPSGRDGRRGRRGAAPGGGHAAVLCPGVLRGERVGSGRGSGLALQADPEAVVADTLWTSSCLVLTSANGFWFKDQPNLAVLLRL, encoded by the exons ATGGGCGTCTTCATTTCGCGACTTTTTGCCATGTTCACTGCCAAAACTCCTGCCAGGATTCTGATGG TGGGTCTGGACGCTGCCGGTAAAACAACTTTGCTATACCGGATGAAGCTGGCTGAGGTGGTCACCACAATCCCCACCGTGG GGTTTAACGTGGAAACGGTTGAATATAAAAACATCTCCTTTACTGTTTGGGACGTCGGCGGGCAAACTGTCATCAGATCGCTGTGGAGACACTATTACACGAACACCAAC tcaACAAACGTGTGTCCAGGGCGTCATCTTCGTGGTGGACTGCAACGACCCTCACAGGCTCAAGGAGGCCGCGGAAGAGCTGCACGGGATG CTGGAAGACGAGCAGCTGAGTACGGCGGCGTTGCTGGTGTTTGCCAACAAGCAGGACCTCCCTCGGGCCGCGACGGTCGGCGAGGTCGCCGAGGGGCTGCGCCTGGCGGGGGTCACGCAGCCG taTTATGTCCAGGCGTCCTGCGCGGTGAGCGGGTCGGGTCTGGTCGAGGGTCTGGATTGGCTCTCCAAGCAGATCCAGAAGCAGTTGTAGCCGACACGTTGTGGACTTCTTCCTGCCTGGTCCTCACCTCGGCAAATGGTTTCTGGTTCAAGGATCAACCAAATCTAGCTGTTTTATTACGTTTGTGA
- the LOC133483420 gene encoding uncharacterized protein LOC133483420 isoform X2 — MGVFISRLFAMFTAKTPARILMVGLDAAGKTTLLYRMKLAEVVTTIPTVGFNVETVEYKNISFTVWDVGGQTVIRSLWRHYYTNTNGVIFVVDCNDPHRLKEAAEELHGMLEDEQLSTAALLVFANKQDLPRAATVGEVAEGLRLAGVTQPYYVQASCAVSGSGLVEGLDWLSKQIQKQL; from the exons ATGGGCGTCTTCATTTCGCGACTTTTTGCCATGTTCACTGCCAAAACTCCTGCCAGGATTCTGATGG TGGGTCTGGACGCTGCCGGTAAAACAACTTTGCTATACCGGATGAAGCTGGCTGAGGTGGTCACCACAATCCCCACCGTGG GGTTTAACGTGGAAACGGTTGAATATAAAAACATCTCCTTTACTGTTTGGGACGTCGGCGGGCAAACTGTCATCAGATCGCTGTGGAGACACTATTACACGAACACCAAC GGCGTCATCTTCGTGGTGGACTGCAACGACCCTCACAGGCTCAAGGAGGCCGCGGAAGAGCTGCACGGGATG CTGGAAGACGAGCAGCTGAGTACGGCGGCGTTGCTGGTGTTTGCCAACAAGCAGGACCTCCCTCGGGCCGCGACGGTCGGCGAGGTCGCCGAGGGGCTGCGCCTGGCGGGGGTCACGCAGCCG taTTATGTCCAGGCGTCCTGCGCGGTGAGCGGGTCGGGTCTGGTCGAGGGTCTGGATTGGCTCTCCAAGCAGATCCAGAAGCAGTTGTAG
- the LOC133483420 gene encoding ADP-ribosylation factor 1-like isoform X4, with translation MGVFISRLFAMFTAKTPARILMVGLDAAGKTTLLYRMKLAEVVTTIPTVGFNVETVEYKNISFTVWDVGGQTVIRSLWRHYYTNTNSTNVCPGRHLRGGLQRPSQAQGGRGRAARDGKLAMDRRFVDNAGRTCPLSLGSWKTSS, from the exons ATGGGCGTCTTCATTTCGCGACTTTTTGCCATGTTCACTGCCAAAACTCCTGCCAGGATTCTGATGG TGGGTCTGGACGCTGCCGGTAAAACAACTTTGCTATACCGGATGAAGCTGGCTGAGGTGGTCACCACAATCCCCACCGTGG GGTTTAACGTGGAAACGGTTGAATATAAAAACATCTCCTTTACTGTTTGGGACGTCGGCGGGCAAACTGTCATCAGATCGCTGTGGAGACACTATTACACGAACACCAAC tcaACAAACGTGTGTCCAGGGCGTCATCTTCGTGGTGGACTGCAACGACCCTCACAGGCTCAAGGAGGCCGCGGAAGAGCTGCACGGGATGGTAAGTTAGCGATGGATCGACGGTTCGTCGACAACGCGGGTCGTACGTGTCCTTTGTCGCTCGGCAGCTGGAAGACGAGCAGCTGA